One genomic segment of Streptomyces sp. TLI_146 includes these proteins:
- a CDS encoding TetR/AcrR family transcriptional regulator, with the protein MPRTKGDHEARRRDVSEAVWRVLAAQGFGGLTLRAVATELGATTGLLTHYFPAKRDLVAHALELLDQHTAARPRRAAGPGLAAVRAALLDVLPLTPEATATNRIWVSSWDAALADPELSGEYARKYGRSRDKLRDLVAAAQDLGELPPGDPARIAAGAQSFVLGLVVQALFAPEAFPPLRQAELLDDYLAALVHPWPESR; encoded by the coding sequence ATGCCACGTACCAAGGGCGACCATGAAGCCCGTCGTCGCGATGTCTCCGAAGCGGTCTGGCGGGTGCTCGCCGCGCAGGGCTTCGGCGGCCTGACCCTGCGCGCCGTCGCCACCGAGCTCGGGGCGACCACCGGCCTGCTGACCCACTACTTCCCCGCCAAGCGCGACCTGGTGGCGCACGCCCTCGAACTGCTCGACCAGCACACCGCCGCCCGCCCCCGGCGCGCCGCCGGCCCGGGCCTGGCCGCCGTGCGGGCCGCCCTGCTCGACGTCCTGCCCCTGACCCCCGAGGCCACCGCCACCAACCGGATCTGGGTGTCCTCCTGGGACGCGGCCCTCGCCGACCCCGAGCTGAGCGGCGAGTACGCCCGCAAGTACGGACGGAGCCGCGACAAGTTGCGCGACCTGGTCGCCGCGGCCCAGGACCTCGGCGAACTGCCGCCCGGCGACCCGGCGCGCATCGCGGCCGGCGCCCAGTCATTCGTCCTCGGCCTGGTGGTACAGGCCCTCTTCGCTCCCGAGGCGTTCCCACCCCTTCGCCAGGCCGAGCTGCTCGACGACTACCTGGCGGCATTGGTCCACCCATGGCCGGAAAGTCGTTGA
- a CDS encoding GNAT family N-acetyltransferase — MTRMSIANMPQAATIDDAAFISRTMARAFEDDPMMRWFFPDDARREAGLSRYYTTLFTRQYVHHGVCERTGAAAAFWVAPEAQAKAVPDAETIGELEDILGDRAGLFRKAVEAVAGHGPQEPHWYLAAIGADPAGRGQGHGSALLRSGLAKADAAGLPVHLESSKPSNLPVYEHFGFTVLEEVRLPGNGPTLWTMRRAPRKHPCR; from the coding sequence ATGACCCGTATGTCGATAGCGAACATGCCGCAGGCAGCAACGATCGACGACGCTGCCTTCATCAGCCGCACCATGGCGCGCGCCTTCGAGGACGACCCGATGATGCGCTGGTTCTTCCCCGACGACGCCCGGCGCGAGGCGGGGCTGAGCCGCTACTACACCACGCTCTTCACCCGGCAGTACGTCCACCACGGCGTGTGCGAGCGCACCGGCGCCGCGGCCGCCTTCTGGGTGGCGCCGGAGGCGCAGGCCAAGGCGGTTCCCGACGCGGAGACCATCGGCGAGCTGGAGGACATCCTCGGCGACCGGGCCGGGTTGTTCCGGAAGGCCGTCGAGGCGGTCGCCGGGCACGGGCCCCAGGAACCGCACTGGTACCTGGCGGCGATCGGCGCCGACCCGGCCGGTCGGGGCCAGGGGCACGGGTCCGCTCTGCTGCGCTCGGGCCTGGCGAAGGCCGACGCGGCGGGTCTGCCCGTCCACCTGGAGTCCTCCAAGCCGTCCAACCTGCCCGTCTACGAGCACTTCGGCTTCACCGTCCTCGAAGAGGTACGACTGCCGGGGAACGGGCCGACGCTGTGGACGATGCGGCGCGCACCGCGCAAACACCCCTGCCGGTGA
- a CDS encoding GNAT family N-acetyltransferase, whose amino-acid sequence MFSLPLRDNAHLRPLELWHAEEFAAHMDRAREHIRPWVGAGFVTEDVDGARGTLRRYAERQAADGARLYGIWLDGTLVGGVMFTDFSTASGSCEVGCWLEPAAEGHGVVTEACQTLLDWAFVTRGLHRAEWHCRADNERSAAVAKRLGMTLEGVRREYWPYGGTRYDKQIWAVLAPEWHARRR is encoded by the coding sequence ATGTTCTCCCTTCCGCTGCGGGACAACGCCCACCTGCGTCCGCTGGAGCTGTGGCACGCCGAGGAGTTCGCCGCCCATATGGACCGGGCCCGCGAGCACATCCGGCCCTGGGTCGGGGCCGGGTTCGTCACCGAGGACGTCGACGGAGCACGCGGCACCCTGCGCCGCTACGCCGAGCGCCAGGCCGCGGACGGCGCCCGCCTCTACGGCATATGGCTCGACGGCACGCTGGTCGGCGGCGTGATGTTCACCGACTTCAGCACCGCGTCGGGCTCCTGCGAGGTCGGCTGCTGGCTGGAGCCGGCCGCCGAGGGCCACGGTGTGGTCACCGAGGCCTGCCAGACGTTGCTGGACTGGGCGTTCGTCACGCGCGGGCTGCACCGGGCGGAGTGGCACTGCCGGGCCGACAACGAGCGGAGCGCGGCCGTGGCCAAGCGGCTCGGTATGACCCTGGAGGGTGTGCGGCGCGAGTACTGGCCCTACGGCGGCACCCGCTACGACAAGCAGATCTGGGCGGTCCTGGCGCCCGAGTGGCACGCACGCCGCCGGTGA
- a CDS encoding low temperature requirement protein A, whose product MTDAGAADGTGSGAEEHRAGWFELFFDLVFVVTVSVLAHGLHGNPGPADFGKFLVLFFPAWWAWVNLTLTVNLFGSASARVQGMLLAAMPALGLMAAASPAGTAERAWAYALGAAWVRLALFLIWFRHARRPDSPLPLWRPLLYCLVPAALWAVSAALPGAWRFVVWGVAIALEMALLAIRAGLGTAPYERMSVEHVVERIGLFVVIVLGESVFTVVATFEEHFTAASGVTALFSFVVAAELAMIFFVWGTGNAERGLSRAQSGRATQVMRDTVMYLPFVLVCGITVIAAALGTAVAEPHHVLPTGARWALCGGVLAFYSANAAISTRYGDGLRNVLRWYVPCLVLTPGILLPAALLLPAWGAVACAAALVFLLAKLSKWHTRSRAEAG is encoded by the coding sequence ATGACAGACGCCGGGGCGGCCGACGGCACGGGCAGCGGGGCCGAGGAACACCGCGCGGGCTGGTTCGAGCTGTTCTTCGACCTGGTCTTCGTGGTGACGGTCAGCGTGCTCGCGCACGGGTTGCACGGGAACCCCGGCCCGGCCGACTTCGGAAAGTTCCTGGTGCTGTTCTTCCCGGCCTGGTGGGCCTGGGTGAACCTGACGCTCACCGTCAACCTCTTCGGCTCGGCCTCGGCGCGCGTCCAGGGGATGCTGCTCGCCGCGATGCCCGCGCTCGGGCTGATGGCGGCGGCGTCCCCGGCGGGCACGGCGGAGCGGGCCTGGGCGTACGCGCTCGGGGCGGCCTGGGTGCGGCTGGCGCTGTTCCTGATCTGGTTCCGGCACGCCCGCCGCCCGGACAGCCCGCTGCCGCTGTGGCGGCCCCTGCTGTACTGCCTGGTGCCCGCGGCCCTGTGGGCGGTGTCGGCCGCGCTGCCGGGAGCCTGGCGGTTCGTGGTGTGGGGGGTGGCGATCGCCCTGGAGATGGCGCTGCTCGCGATCCGGGCGGGCCTCGGCACCGCGCCGTACGAGCGGATGTCGGTGGAGCACGTGGTCGAACGGATCGGCCTGTTCGTGGTGATCGTGCTCGGCGAGAGCGTCTTCACGGTGGTCGCCACCTTCGAGGAGCACTTCACCGCCGCCTCCGGTGTGACCGCGCTGTTCTCCTTCGTGGTCGCCGCCGAACTCGCCATGATCTTCTTCGTGTGGGGGACGGGCAACGCCGAGCGGGGCCTGAGCCGGGCCCAGTCGGGCCGGGCCACGCAGGTCATGCGGGACACCGTGATGTATCTGCCGTTCGTGCTTGTCTGCGGCATCACGGTGATCGCGGCCGCGCTCGGCACCGCGGTCGCCGAGCCCCACCACGTACTGCCCACCGGCGCCCGATGGGCCCTGTGCGGGGGTGTCCTCGCCTTCTACAGCGCGAACGCGGCCATCTCCACGCGGTACGGCGACGGGCTGCGCAACGTGCTGCGCTGGTACGTGCCCTGTCTGGTCCTCACCCCGGGCATACTGCTGCCCGCCGCCCTGCTGCTGCCCGCGTGGGGCGCGGTGGCCTGCGCGGCCGCCTTGGTGTTCCTGCTGGCCAAACTGTCCAAGTGGCACACCCGGAGCCGGGCCGAGGCGGGGTGA
- a CDS encoding chaplin — protein MRICIRTAFAATSLAVVAAFAGAGVAVADAHAEGHASHSPGFLSGNVIQVPIHIPVNVCGNSINIIGLLNPAGGSKCINK, from the coding sequence ATGCGTATTTGTATCCGGACAGCTTTCGCCGCCACCAGCCTGGCCGTGGTGGCAGCCTTCGCGGGCGCCGGCGTCGCCGTCGCCGACGCCCACGCCGAGGGGCACGCCAGCCATTCTCCGGGCTTCCTCTCGGGCAACGTGATCCAGGTGCCCATCCACATTCCGGTGAACGTCTGCGGCAACTCCATCAACATCATCGGCCTGCTCAACCCGGCCGGCGGCAGCAAGTGCATCAACAAGTGA
- a CDS encoding VOC family protein, which translates to MSSAHASARPFRFAAVTFDCPDPAELARFYGEVFGLPIVHSTDDFVLLGQDGAAGLGFNRLADYRRPTWPDGAQEKQAHIEVGVDDLDAAEAELLALGAVKPEAQPQPDRWRVLLDPAGHPFCITALV; encoded by the coding sequence ATGAGTTCCGCACACGCCTCCGCGCGGCCGTTCCGCTTCGCCGCCGTCACCTTCGACTGCCCCGACCCCGCCGAGCTGGCCCGATTCTACGGCGAGGTCTTCGGCCTGCCCATCGTCCACTCCACCGACGACTTCGTCCTGCTCGGTCAGGACGGCGCCGCGGGTCTGGGGTTCAACCGGCTGGCCGACTACCGCCGTCCGACTTGGCCGGACGGTGCCCAGGAGAAGCAGGCCCACATAGAAGTGGGCGTCGACGACCTGGACGCGGCCGAAGCCGAACTGCTCGCCCTCGGCGCCGTCAAGCCCGAGGCCCAGCCGCAACCCGACCGCTGGCGGGTCCTGCTGGACCCCGCTGGCCACCCGTTCTGCATCACCGCGCTGGTCTGA
- the ccrA gene encoding crotonyl-CoA carboxylase/reductase, with translation MSKDLYDIGQLPPLGEVPARMHASVIRPERYGPPEQGFAMEVVDVPRVGRGQVLVYVMAAGINYNNVWASLGYPYDVIAGRQKRGEPEDFHIGGSEGSGIVWAVGDGVTSVKVGDEVMLSGCTWDETAHDIRLGADPMTSVTQNAWGYETNYGSFAQYALVDDYQCHPKPANLSWEEAACFLLTGATAYRQLCGWAPHTVEPGDPVLIWGGAGGLGSMAIQITRIRGGIPIAVVSDEERGKHCLDLGAEGFINRNEFDHWGRLPDTTDEAAMAKWVKGARAFGTKFWDILGERRAPKIVLEHSGQNTIPTSMYVCDTAGMVVICGGTSGYNGDVDLRFLWMRQKRLQGSHFANIRQCRQVIELAASKKLDPCLSWTGDFEETGLAHQLMYENKHPSGNMAVRVNAVSG, from the coding sequence TTGAGCAAGGACCTGTACGACATCGGCCAGCTGCCCCCGTTGGGCGAGGTACCCGCGCGTATGCACGCGTCGGTCATCCGCCCGGAGCGCTACGGTCCGCCGGAGCAGGGCTTCGCCATGGAGGTCGTGGACGTACCGCGCGTCGGGCGCGGCCAGGTCCTCGTCTACGTCATGGCGGCGGGCATCAACTACAACAACGTCTGGGCCTCGCTCGGCTACCCGTACGACGTCATCGCCGGACGGCAGAAGCGCGGCGAGCCCGAGGACTTCCACATCGGCGGCTCCGAGGGGTCCGGCATCGTCTGGGCGGTGGGCGACGGCGTCACCTCCGTCAAGGTGGGCGACGAGGTGATGCTCTCGGGCTGCACCTGGGACGAGACCGCCCACGACATCCGCCTGGGCGCCGACCCGATGACCTCGGTCACCCAGAACGCCTGGGGCTATGAGACCAACTACGGCTCCTTCGCGCAGTACGCGCTCGTCGACGACTACCAGTGCCACCCCAAGCCGGCCAACCTCTCCTGGGAGGAGGCGGCCTGCTTCCTGCTGACGGGCGCGACCGCCTACCGGCAGCTGTGCGGCTGGGCCCCGCACACGGTGGAGCCCGGGGACCCGGTGCTGATCTGGGGCGGCGCGGGCGGCCTCGGCTCGATGGCGATCCAGATCACCCGCATCCGTGGCGGTATCCCCATCGCCGTGGTCTCGGACGAGGAGCGCGGCAAGCACTGCCTCGACCTCGGTGCGGAGGGGTTCATCAACCGCAACGAGTTCGACCACTGGGGGCGGCTGCCGGACACCACGGACGAGGCGGCCATGGCCAAGTGGGTCAAGGGCGCGCGTGCCTTCGGCACCAAGTTCTGGGACATCCTCGGCGAGCGCCGGGCACCCAAGATCGTACTGGAGCACAGCGGCCAGAACACCATCCCCACCTCGATGTACGTGTGCGACACGGCGGGCATGGTGGTGATCTGCGGCGGCACCAGCGGCTACAACGGCGATGTGGACCTGCGCTTCCTGTGGATGCGTCAGAAGCGGCTCCAGGGCTCGCACTTCGCGAACATCCGCCAGTGCCGCCAGGTCATCGAGCTCGCGGCGAGCAAGAAGCTCGACCCGTGTCTGTCCTGGACCGGTGACTTCGAGGAGACCGGTCTCGCCCACCAGTTGATGTACGAGAACAAGCACCCGTCCGGCAACATGGCCGTCCGCGTCAACGCGGTGAGCGGCTGA
- a CDS encoding GNAT family N-acetyltransferase yields the protein MPRDFAAPQGLSGDGFRLEPLGARHNEADHAAWMSSIEHIRSTPGFLGSWSPSSGMSLEENLRDLTRHADDFAERKGFTYSVLDGEDQVIGCVYIYPPRANPEVTQVSSWVRADRAELDGPLRDAVPQWLSSAWPFQRIDYRSGT from the coding sequence GTGCCGCGCGACTTCGCCGCCCCCCAGGGCCTGTCCGGCGACGGCTTCCGTCTGGAGCCGCTGGGGGCGCGGCACAACGAGGCCGATCACGCCGCCTGGATGTCGAGCATCGAGCACATCCGGTCCACGCCCGGCTTCCTGGGTTCCTGGTCGCCGTCATCCGGCATGAGCCTGGAGGAGAACCTCCGGGACCTGACCCGGCACGCGGACGACTTCGCCGAGCGGAAGGGCTTCACCTACTCCGTCCTCGACGGCGAGGACCAGGTGATCGGCTGCGTGTACATCTACCCGCCGCGCGCGAACCCCGAAGTCACCCAGGTGAGTTCATGGGTGCGGGCCGACCGCGCGGAGCTGGACGGGCCGCTGCGCGACGCGGTGCCCCAGTGGCTCTCCTCGGCGTGGCCCTTCCAACGGATCGACTACCGCTCGGGGACGTAA